In the genome of Pseudomonas putida, one region contains:
- a CDS encoding DUF3703 domain-containing protein gives MNTALRIAIDKAFSRAKQALREKDEAGTFPWLERAHILSQRMPVLHAQSHWLMLRAGWQLRDYREVLGQMPRIIAALLFSRIWVPLGNTGRARVSAFAPMPVSQELQRLLQGEPR, from the coding sequence ATGAATACAGCCCTTCGCATTGCCATTGATAAAGCCTTCTCACGAGCAAAGCAGGCCCTCCGAGAAAAGGATGAAGCCGGAACCTTTCCCTGGTTGGAGCGGGCCCACATATTGAGCCAGCGAATGCCAGTCCTTCACGCTCAGAGCCATTGGCTGATGCTGAGGGCTGGCTGGCAGTTGCGCGACTATCGGGAGGTGCTCGGCCAAATGCCTCGGATCATTGCGGCACTGCTGTTCTCCAGGATCTGGGTGCCACTCGGAAACACCGGGCGGGCCAGGGTTAGTGCTTTCGCGCCGATGCCCGTCTCCCAAGAGTTGCAGCGACTTCTTCAAGGAGAGCCGCGATGA
- the lspA gene encoding signal peptidase II, whose amino-acid sequence MSSSPERSFFGAPWLWWTLSLAIALADQVSKSVIEGSLPVGSVTPLTTFFNLVHFWNTGAAFSFLADAGGWQRYVFIALAVIISIVLALILRKPSPKSEALGYSLILGGAVGNLIDRAFRGHVIDYLDFYWQSWHWPAFNLADIGIVGGAAMLILSSLLTPKAEVNRARE is encoded by the coding sequence ATGAGTTCCTCTCCTGAAAGGTCATTTTTCGGCGCTCCTTGGCTTTGGTGGACATTATCGCTGGCGATTGCGTTAGCCGACCAAGTGTCCAAGAGCGTAATTGAGGGTTCGCTCCCGGTCGGCTCCGTGACTCCTCTGACCACGTTCTTCAATCTGGTTCATTTCTGGAATACCGGTGCAGCATTCAGCTTCCTGGCTGACGCGGGCGGTTGGCAGCGATACGTCTTCATCGCCCTGGCCGTCATCATTTCGATAGTGCTCGCGCTGATCCTGCGTAAGCCCAGTCCCAAGAGCGAAGCGCTGGGCTATAGCCTCATACTGGGCGGTGCAGTTGGGAATCTGATTGACCGCGCATTCCGTGGTCATGTGATCGACTACCTGGATTTCTACTGGCAGTCCTGGCATTGGCCGGCGTTTAACCTGGCGGATATCGGTATCGTCGGTGGCGCCGCCATGTTGATCCTGAGCAGTTTGCTGACCCCAAAAGCGGAAGTGAACCGAGCCAGAGAATGA
- a CDS encoding helix-turn-helix transcriptional regulator, with amino-acid sequence MKSSSSTDTVRWVGHAWVGPGIGVFHGRVGHQGWHHHQAHQISVGLDSTVAVETPLGIHSGAAIFIPAGLKHRLSAGRVLSIYVDALSEEARALRGTEEARVIEITPADVAAIIGALRETGHSAVQLKAGVRQTLRLPDPPIPDPRLTKVIEALRRGQMRREEMAALVHLSPTRFSHWFVEQTGLPLRSYAKWLRLTQALQHLAKGGRLTEAAHEAGFSDSAHFSRTFRTLLGIDPSSALAEVDLQES; translated from the coding sequence ATGAAAAGCTCGTCTTCGACGGACACAGTGCGCTGGGTAGGCCATGCATGGGTCGGACCCGGTATCGGAGTCTTTCATGGGCGTGTTGGTCACCAAGGCTGGCACCACCATCAGGCGCATCAGATCTCAGTGGGCCTCGATTCAACCGTAGCGGTCGAAACCCCGCTGGGTATTCATTCAGGGGCAGCCATCTTCATCCCGGCAGGCTTGAAACACCGGCTGAGCGCCGGTCGAGTTCTGTCGATCTATGTGGATGCGCTGTCCGAGGAAGCTCGTGCTTTGCGGGGTACCGAAGAAGCGAGGGTGATTGAGATCACGCCGGCGGACGTAGCGGCGATTATCGGCGCGCTGCGCGAGACAGGACACAGTGCTGTACAGCTGAAGGCTGGGGTGCGCCAGACGCTGCGGCTTCCCGACCCACCGATCCCAGATCCTCGCTTGACCAAGGTGATTGAAGCGCTGCGTAGAGGCCAAATGAGACGCGAAGAAATGGCCGCACTGGTGCATTTATCACCCACACGGTTTTCCCATTGGTTCGTGGAACAGACAGGTCTGCCGCTTCGCAGCTATGCGAAATGGTTACGTCTCACGCAAGCCTTACAGCACCTAGCCAAAGGGGGGCGGCTGACCGAAGCGGCGCATGAGGCAGGCTTTTCTGACTCGGCTCATTTCTCCCGAACATTCCGGACGCTGCTGGGCATCGATCCATCATCTGCCCTGGCTGAAGTCGATCTCCAGGAATCCTAG
- a CDS encoding sterol desaturase family protein — protein MSTFLRFAIRWVSYPLVFGGAAAFMIWALYAGVPYWPTTPIAAAIGLLSIAGLERIQPFREAWLEDHQDTATDLLHMLVNLSVIQFTAEILAKLGDAVPASVRLFPIESPLWLQLLLVAVVLDLGLYGMHRISHRVQWLWRFHMIHHSAERLYWVNGERRHPLHAALMAGPGLVILLALGAPSAVVATWFGILTVHLAFQHSNLDYRLGWLRHIIGVAEIHRWHHKRDFEDAQVNFGEFLMVWDQLFGTFLDSAGKLGEAEVGLHEKDYPKGYLAQFAEPFGRDRRSKG, from the coding sequence ATGTCGACCTTTCTTCGATTTGCCATACGGTGGGTGAGCTATCCACTCGTGTTTGGTGGCGCTGCCGCCTTCATGATCTGGGCGCTGTATGCCGGCGTACCGTATTGGCCCACCACCCCCATAGCCGCCGCGATAGGACTGTTGAGCATCGCTGGTTTGGAGCGCATCCAACCGTTTCGCGAAGCCTGGCTTGAGGATCATCAAGACACCGCGACAGATCTGCTGCACATGCTGGTGAACCTTTCCGTCATTCAATTCACCGCTGAAATCCTGGCCAAACTTGGCGATGCGGTGCCGGCTTCGGTTCGTCTCTTTCCGATCGAGAGTCCGCTGTGGCTCCAGTTGCTACTGGTCGCCGTCGTGCTCGATCTGGGCCTGTACGGCATGCACCGGATTAGTCATCGAGTGCAATGGCTGTGGCGTTTTCACATGATTCATCACAGCGCCGAGCGGTTGTATTGGGTGAACGGGGAGCGACGCCATCCCCTGCACGCGGCGCTCATGGCCGGTCCGGGGCTGGTGATTCTGCTCGCATTAGGCGCCCCGTCTGCCGTAGTCGCCACCTGGTTTGGCATTCTGACCGTGCACTTGGCCTTCCAGCATTCGAACCTGGACTACCGACTGGGGTGGCTGCGTCACATTATCGGGGTTGCCGAAATTCATCGCTGGCATCACAAGCGCGACTTTGAAGATGCCCAAGTCAACTTTGGTGAGTTTCTGATGGTGTGGGATCAACTGTTTGGCACGTTCCTCGACAGTGCGGGGAAGCTGGGGGAGGCCGAGGTCGGGTTGCATGAAAAGGACTACCCCAAAGGCTACCTTGCGCAGTTCGCCGAACCCTTTGGGCGAGACCGTAGAAGCAAAGGCTAG
- a CDS encoding CHASE domain-containing protein yields MVFLIGLCSTVVLYQLIVESVDQRQQVYFDFRAREAAERIENRMATYQQVLRGTAGFFDVHDDVGREDFRRYSDRQALDQYLPGIQGVGFARAIRPADLQTHIDQVRAEGFPSYTVQPAGQRDLYSSIVYLEPFLGRNLRAFGFDMYSEPVRREAMQRSVDTGAIALSGHVRLQQETGVQEQSGFLIYQAIYATDQPAATVAERREQLRGWVYAPFRMTDFLQGLLGEQERDLIIDIFDGEEMVEATRTHFGSSGRTDIRPGFESVHRLRMMGQTWTVRVHGSTSLLQRVDRGLPIVIAVTGVLLSAMLAGLMFLLVSGRSRAEAAARAMTEDLSLERSRLSAILEGTRVGTWEWNVQSGETVFNEEWARIVGYKLQELEPISIVTWAKLTHPEDLQKSEQLLKQHLAGELPFYECEARMRHKDGHWIWVLDRGKVGKWDRDGKPLIMYGTHQDISRSRQELDTYHHRAHHDVLTDLPNRVLLGDRIQQALALAERENTHLAVLFMDLDGFKSVNDTHGHEAGDVVLKTVARRLLRCIRASDTLARVGGDEYVALLQHVSDEQEALKKASLFISEVRRPIPLSAGGEARISISVGIALYPQHGTTIEVLSEHADQAMYQVKKGSKNGALVLQDSGSV; encoded by the coding sequence GTGGTTTTTTTGATCGGCCTGTGCTCCACCGTAGTGCTTTACCAACTCATCGTCGAGTCCGTCGATCAACGACAACAGGTCTACTTCGACTTCCGCGCCCGGGAGGCTGCTGAGCGCATCGAGAACCGCATGGCCACCTACCAGCAGGTCCTGCGGGGCACGGCCGGGTTCTTTGATGTGCATGATGATGTCGGACGTGAAGATTTCCGAAGGTATTCCGATCGCCAGGCTCTGGACCAGTACCTGCCTGGCATCCAAGGCGTGGGCTTCGCCAGGGCCATCCGGCCTGCCGATCTGCAAACCCACATCGATCAGGTCCGCGCCGAAGGCTTTCCCTCTTACACGGTGCAACCAGCAGGCCAACGAGACCTGTATTCCTCGATCGTGTATCTGGAGCCGTTTTTGGGACGCAACCTGCGTGCCTTCGGCTTCGACATGTATTCAGAACCCGTGCGGCGCGAGGCCATGCAGCGCTCGGTAGATACGGGTGCCATCGCGCTTTCGGGGCATGTGCGTCTCCAGCAGGAAACGGGGGTTCAGGAGCAGTCGGGGTTCCTGATCTACCAGGCGATCTACGCTACTGACCAGCCAGCGGCAACCGTAGCAGAGCGCCGGGAACAACTGCGCGGCTGGGTCTATGCACCGTTTCGCATGACAGACTTCCTGCAGGGTCTCCTCGGAGAGCAGGAGCGTGACCTGATCATCGACATCTTCGACGGCGAAGAGATGGTTGAAGCGACACGAACTCACTTTGGCAGTTCAGGGCGTACCGATATCCGTCCAGGGTTTGAATCGGTGCATCGGCTGCGCATGATGGGACAAACCTGGACCGTTCGCGTGCATGGCAGCACGAGCCTTCTGCAACGGGTGGACAGAGGGCTACCGATCGTGATCGCGGTAACCGGTGTCTTGCTCAGTGCCATGCTGGCTGGGCTGATGTTTTTGCTGGTGTCGGGTCGGTCCCGGGCAGAAGCGGCGGCCCGCGCGATGACAGAAGACCTGTCTCTGGAGAGGTCTCGATTGAGTGCCATTCTTGAAGGCACCCGGGTCGGCACCTGGGAGTGGAATGTCCAGAGCGGTGAAACCGTCTTCAATGAGGAATGGGCGAGGATCGTTGGATACAAGCTCCAAGAGCTTGAGCCGATCTCCATCGTCACCTGGGCAAAGCTCACGCATCCGGAAGATCTGCAAAAGTCAGAACAGCTGCTCAAGCAGCACTTGGCGGGGGAGTTACCGTTCTACGAGTGTGAGGCCAGGATGCGCCACAAGGATGGGCACTGGATCTGGGTGCTGGACCGCGGGAAGGTGGGGAAATGGGATCGGGATGGCAAGCCTCTCATCATGTACGGTACCCATCAGGACATCAGCCGGTCCAGACAGGAGCTGGATACCTATCACCATCGAGCGCATCATGACGTATTGACCGATCTACCCAACCGGGTCTTACTCGGTGACCGCATACAGCAGGCGCTTGCATTGGCAGAGCGCGAGAACACGCATCTGGCTGTGCTGTTCATGGATCTGGATGGGTTCAAGTCGGTCAACGACACCCATGGCCACGAAGCGGGGGATGTAGTGCTAAAGACCGTGGCCCGCCGTCTCCTGCGTTGCATCCGTGCCTCCGACACGCTCGCCAGGGTGGGAGGCGATGAGTACGTGGCCTTGCTGCAACACGTCAGCGACGAACAGGAGGCGCTCAAAAAGGCCAGCCTGTTCATCTCGGAGGTCCGCCGACCAATCCCCTTGTCTGCGGGTGGCGAAGCACGAATTTCCATTAGTGTCGGTATCGCGCTCTACCCTCAGCATGGAACGACCATCGAGGTGCTCAGCGAGCATGCCGATCAGGCGATGTATCAGGTCAAGAAAGGCTCCAAGAATGGAGCCTTGGTGCTTCAGGATAGCGGCTCGGTGTAG
- a CDS encoding co-regulatory protein PtrA N-terminal domain-containing protein, whose product MKYLRLLLIVGSTLLSSTVWAENGADRALEWRAAMHDKAEAALVAETAKKIEQLGATAAGRVEEQPACPPAR is encoded by the coding sequence ATGAAATACCTAAGACTGCTGCTGATAGTTGGTTCGACTCTGCTGTCATCCACCGTATGGGCCGAGAACGGAGCCGATCGAGCGCTTGAGTGGAGGGCCGCTATGCACGACAAGGCTGAGGCGGCCTTGGTGGCGGAAACCGCCAAGAAGATTGAGCAACTGGGGGCCACGGCGGCTGGCCGTGTCGAAGAGCAGCCCGCCTGTCCACCTGCAAGGTAG
- the merR gene encoding Hg(II)-responsive transcriptional regulator, whose protein sequence is MENSVDSLTIGAFAKAAGVNVETIRFYQRKGLLPEPDKPYGSIRRYGEADVARVKFVKSAQRLGFSLDEVAGLLRLDDGAHCDEARVLAEQKLEDVRGKLADLQRIESVLARLVHDCCASHGTVSCPLIVSLHGNKEPC, encoded by the coding sequence GTGGAAAACTCTGTGGACAGCCTGACCATCGGCGCCTTTGCCAAGGCGGCCGGGGTCAACGTGGAAACCATCCGGTTCTATCAACGCAAGGGGCTGTTGCCCGAGCCGGACAAGCCCTACGGCAGTATTCGCCGCTACGGCGAGGCGGATGTCGCACGGGTGAAATTCGTGAAATCCGCGCAACGACTGGGCTTTAGCCTCGATGAAGTGGCCGGACTGTTGAGGCTGGATGACGGCGCTCACTGCGACGAAGCGCGTGTGCTCGCCGAGCAGAAGCTCGAGGATGTACGTGGGAAACTCGCGGATTTGCAGCGGATCGAGTCAGTCTTGGCGCGGCTGGTTCACGACTGTTGTGCGAGTCACGGGACTGTTTCCTGTCCGCTGATCGTTTCGCTGCATGGAAACAAAGAGCCGTGCTGA
- the merT gene encoding mercuric ion transporter MerT, whose protein sequence is MSEPSNGRAPLVAGGLAAILASTCCLGPLVLIALGFSGAWIGNLTVLEPYRPIFIGGALVALLFAYRRIFRSAQVCKPGEACAIPQVSSTYKLLFWVVAALVLIALGFPYILPLFY, encoded by the coding sequence ATGTCTGAACCGTCAAACGGGCGCGCCCCTCTTGTCGCCGGGGGGCTCGCTGCGATTCTCGCGTCGACTTGCTGTCTTGGGCCGTTGGTTCTGATCGCACTGGGATTCAGCGGGGCCTGGATCGGCAACCTGACCGTGCTGGAACCTTACCGCCCGATCTTCATCGGCGGGGCGTTGGTCGCGCTGCTTTTCGCCTACCGGCGCATTTTTCGCTCGGCTCAAGTCTGCAAACCGGGCGAGGCTTGCGCTATCCCCCAGGTTAGCAGCACTTACAAGTTGCTCTTCTGGGTGGTGGCGGCATTGGTGCTGATCGCACTCGGCTTCCCCTACATCCTTCCCTTGTTCTACTGA
- the merP gene encoding mercury resistance system periplasmic binding protein MerP, translating to MKRLFASFALAILVAAPAWAATQTVTLSVPGMTCAACPITVKKALTKVDGVTKAEVSFENREAIVTFDDTKTNAPALTKATEDAGYPSSVKQ from the coding sequence ATGAAAAGGCTGTTCGCATCCTTCGCCCTTGCCATCCTCGTCGCTGCGCCCGCCTGGGCGGCCACGCAGACCGTCACCCTGTCAGTGCCCGGCATGACCTGCGCCGCCTGCCCGATTACGGTGAAGAAGGCGTTGACCAAGGTCGATGGCGTGACCAAGGCGGAAGTAAGTTTCGAGAACCGCGAGGCCATCGTCACCTTTGACGATACCAAGACCAATGCCCCGGCGCTGACCAAGGCGACCGAGGACGCAGGCTATCCGTCCAGCGTCAAGCAATAG
- the merC gene encoding organomercurial transporter MerC, with protein sequence MANPLNLFTRIGDKAGSVGVLVSAIGCATCFPALASLGAAFGLGFLSQWEGLFITTLLPLFAGLALVVNALGWLNHRQWRRTALGLIGPVLVLAAVFFMLAHGWRSGWLLYIGLALMLGVSIWDLVSPANRHCGPDACPTPQKQ encoded by the coding sequence ATGGCAAATCCGCTCAATCTGTTCACTCGGATCGGTGACAAAGCCGGTTCCGTCGGCGTGCTGGTTTCTGCCATAGGCTGCGCCACGTGTTTTCCCGCCCTTGCCAGCCTGGGTGCCGCGTTCGGTCTGGGCTTTTTGAGCCAGTGGGAAGGCCTGTTCATCACCACGCTGCTGCCCCTGTTTGCCGGACTGGCTCTGGTCGTCAATGCCCTCGGCTGGCTCAATCATCGGCAGTGGCGACGGACTGCGCTCGGCCTGATCGGCCCTGTCCTGGTGCTGGCAGCGGTGTTTTTTATGCTGGCTCACGGCTGGCGGAGCGGCTGGCTGCTCTATATCGGCCTGGCCCTCATGCTTGGGGTGTCCATATGGGATCTGGTGTCGCCCGCCAACCGCCATTGTGGGCCGGACGCCTGTCCAACTCCGCAGAAACAGTGA
- the merA gene encoding mercury(II) reductase has product MTELQIVGMTCASCVEHVKDALEKIPGVHQADVSYASGKAELTVDKGVSREQMQAAVEALGYRAAFEDSTIQPRPGLLDKARGWLSGSIGAGKDGDRLHVAVIGSGGAAMAAALKAVEGGARVTLIERGIIGGTCVNVGCVPSKIMIRAAHVAHLRRESPFDAGLSATTPTVLRERLLAQQQGRVDELRHAKYEGILENNPAISLVRGTARFQDGHTLSVELAEGGERIVAFDRCLIATGASAAVPPIPGLKDTPYWTSDEALASDTIPERLAVIGSSVVAVELAQAFARLGSRVSILARSSLFFREDPAIGEAVTAAFRMEGIEVLEQTQASQVSHADGEFVLSTNHGELRADQLLVATGRTPNTRGMNLEGAGVKLDQRGGVVIDQGMRSSAADIYAAGDCTDQPQFVYVAAAAGTRAAINMTGGEAKLNLDAMPAVVFTDPQVATVGYSEAEAHHAGIETDSRTLTLDNVPRALANFDTRGFIKLVAEAGSGRLLGVQAVTPEAGEIIQTAAIAIRARMTVQELADQLFPYLTMVEGLKLAAQTFTKDVKQLSCCAG; this is encoded by the coding sequence ATGACCGAATTGCAAATCGTTGGCATGACCTGCGCATCCTGTGTCGAGCATGTGAAAGATGCCTTGGAGAAGATTCCCGGCGTGCACCAGGCGGATGTTTCCTACGCCAGCGGGAAGGCCGAATTGACGGTCGACAAGGGCGTAAGCCGTGAACAAATGCAGGCCGCCGTCGAGGCACTGGGGTATCGAGCGGCGTTCGAAGATTCCACGATACAACCCCGTCCTGGCCTGCTCGACAAGGCGCGGGGCTGGTTGAGCGGCAGCATTGGCGCCGGGAAAGATGGCGACAGGCTCCACGTTGCGGTCATCGGCAGCGGTGGCGCCGCCATGGCGGCCGCACTCAAGGCGGTGGAAGGCGGTGCCCGCGTCACCTTGATCGAGCGTGGCATCATCGGCGGCACCTGCGTCAACGTGGGCTGCGTGCCCTCCAAGATCATGATTCGTGCCGCGCATGTTGCCCATCTGCGCCGCGAGAGTCCGTTCGACGCGGGGCTATCCGCCACGACGCCGACCGTCCTGCGCGAACGGCTGCTCGCGCAGCAGCAAGGTCGTGTGGACGAACTGCGCCACGCCAAGTACGAAGGCATTCTGGAAAACAATCCGGCGATCAGCCTGGTGCGCGGCACCGCCCGTTTCCAGGACGGCCACACGCTCAGCGTGGAACTGGCCGAGGGCGGCGAGCGCATCGTTGCCTTCGACCGCTGCCTGATCGCCACCGGCGCGAGCGCGGCCGTTCCGCCGATTCCCGGTCTCAAGGACACGCCCTACTGGACCTCGGACGAGGCACTGGCGAGCGACACCATTCCGGAACGGCTCGCCGTGATCGGCTCCTCGGTGGTAGCGGTGGAACTGGCACAAGCCTTCGCCCGGCTGGGCAGCCGGGTCAGCATCCTGGCGCGCAGCTCGCTGTTCTTCCGCGAAGACCCGGCCATCGGCGAAGCGGTGACGGCGGCCTTCCGTATGGAGGGCATCGAAGTGCTGGAGCAGACGCAAGCCAGCCAGGTATCCCACGCCGACGGCGAGTTCGTCCTGAGCACCAACCATGGCGAGTTGCGCGCCGACCAGTTGCTCGTCGCCACCGGACGCACACCCAATACCCGAGGCATGAATCTGGAAGGTGCCGGCGTGAAGCTGGATCAGCGCGGTGGCGTGGTGATCGACCAGGGCATGCGCAGCAGCGCAGCGGATATCTATGCGGCCGGCGACTGCACCGACCAGCCGCAGTTCGTCTACGTCGCGGCTGCCGCAGGCACCCGCGCGGCGATCAACATGACCGGCGGCGAGGCGAAGCTTAATCTCGACGCCATGCCGGCCGTGGTATTCACCGATCCACAGGTGGCCACCGTCGGTTACAGCGAAGCGGAAGCGCACCACGCCGGCATTGAAACCGACAGCCGCACCTTGACCCTGGACAACGTGCCACGAGCGTTGGCTAACTTCGACACGCGAGGTTTCATCAAGCTGGTCGCCGAAGCGGGCTCCGGCCGGCTGCTGGGCGTGCAGGCGGTGACTCCGGAAGCGGGCGAGATCATCCAGACCGCCGCCATTGCCATCCGCGCCCGGATGACGGTGCAGGAACTCGCCGATCAATTGTTCCCCTATTTGACGATGGTCGAGGGCCTGAAACTAGCTGCGCAAACCTTCACGAAGGACGTCAAACAATTGTCCTGCTGCGCAGGGTAA
- the merD gene encoding mercuric resistance transcriptional repressor MerD produces the protein MNAYTISRLAEDAGVSVHVVRDYVLRGLLHPARRTDSGYGIFDEQSLMRLRFVRAAFESGIGLDELARLCRALDADDGSDVIGCVERLLRQIAARQAALAVVETQLAGLTHCADEGHAHA, from the coding sequence ATGAATGCCTACACGATATCCAGATTGGCCGAGGACGCGGGCGTCAGCGTGCATGTGGTGCGCGACTATGTGCTGCGTGGCTTGCTGCACCCCGCGCGGCGCACGGACAGCGGTTACGGCATTTTCGACGAGCAATCCCTGATGCGGCTGCGCTTCGTGCGTGCCGCCTTCGAGTCCGGTATCGGGCTCGACGAATTGGCGCGGCTCTGCCGGGCGCTCGATGCGGACGATGGCTCCGACGTGATCGGCTGTGTCGAGCGTTTGCTCCGGCAAATCGCGGCACGACAGGCGGCTTTAGCCGTAGTGGAAACGCAGTTGGCCGGGCTGACCCACTGCGCCGACGAAGGTCATGCCCATGCGTAA
- the merE gene encoding broad-spectrum mercury transporter MerE, protein MRNADQAESTKVSRSRAYTWGVLAALTCPCHLPVLALLLSGTAAGAFVSEHMGVAVLALAVLFCLFLRAALRTFRERP, encoded by the coding sequence ATGCGTAACGCCGACCAAGCCGAATCGACCAAGGTCTCCCGCTCACGCGCTTATACCTGGGGCGTGCTCGCCGCGCTCACCTGCCCCTGTCATCTACCGGTGCTGGCATTGCTACTTTCGGGGACAGCGGCCGGGGCCTTCGTCAGCGAACATATGGGTGTCGCCGTGCTTGCGCTGGCCGTTCTCTTCTGCCTCTTCCTGCGAGCGGCACTGCGGACCTTTCGGGAGCGGCCGTGA
- a CDS encoding DUF3330 domain-containing protein: MNANNTPTISCCECCKDIPLDAALTPEGSEYVVHFCGLECYQRFMSRADKRAAFEPDSPYTQKVSTRHDD; encoded by the coding sequence ATGAACGCAAACAACACCCCTACCATCAGCTGCTGCGAATGTTGCAAGGACATTCCCCTTGACGCCGCGCTTACGCCGGAAGGTTCCGAGTACGTCGTGCACTTCTGTGGCCTGGAGTGCTATCAACGCTTTATGTCTCGCGCGGATAAGAGGGCGGCATTCGAGCCTGATAGCCCCTACACACAAAAGGTCAGTACCCGTCACGACGACTAA
- the tnpC gene encoding IS66 family transposase — MTSSPNLAQMTPEQLRALAAQLLSKVDTMARKIHRDETIIEQLSHEIAILKRHKFAKRSEQISPAQGSLLDDLLNTDLEAIEAELNALRPAPTSDEPRQKPKRAPLPPQFPRTVIRHEPENTQCVCGCQLQRIGEDVSEKLDYTPGVFTVEQHVRGKWACRQCETLIQAPVPAQVIDKGIPTAGLLAHVMVAKFADHLPLYRQEKIFGRAGLAIPRSTLAQWVGQTGVQLQPLVDALREAVLAQRVVHADETPVQMLAPGEKKTHRAYVWAYCTTPYSALKAVVYDFSPSRAGEHARNFLGTWNGKLVCDDFAGYKASFDLDITEIGCMAHARRKFFDLHAANKSQLAEQALHSIGGLYEVERQAKDMCDEERWRLRQEIAAPIAQKLHEWMLAQRDLVPEGSATAKALDYSLKRWVALMRYLDDGAVPIDNNPVENTIRPWALGRSNWLFAGSLRSGKRAAAIMSLIQSARMNGHDPYAYLKDVLTRLPTQKASCNGSRLKSAALAINAIPGSD, encoded by the coding sequence ATGACTTCCTCGCCCAATCTCGCCCAAATGACACCCGAACAACTGCGCGCACTCGCTGCGCAGTTGCTGTCGAAGGTCGACACCATGGCGCGAAAAATCCATCGTGACGAGACGATCATCGAGCAGCTCTCTCACGAGATTGCCATCCTCAAGCGCCACAAGTTCGCCAAGCGCAGCGAGCAGATCAGCCCAGCGCAAGGCAGCTTGCTGGATGACTTGCTCAACACCGACCTTGAGGCTATCGAGGCAGAACTGAACGCGCTTCGTCCCGCCCCAACGTCGGACGAACCCCGCCAAAAGCCCAAGCGCGCGCCGCTACCGCCGCAGTTCCCACGTACCGTCATTCGTCACGAGCCAGAGAACACCCAGTGTGTCTGCGGGTGCCAGCTTCAGCGCATCGGCGAAGACGTTAGCGAGAAGCTGGATTACACACCTGGCGTGTTTACCGTTGAGCAGCATGTACGTGGAAAGTGGGCCTGCCGCCAGTGCGAAACACTGATCCAAGCACCGGTGCCGGCCCAGGTGATCGACAAGGGCATCCCGACCGCAGGCCTACTGGCGCATGTGATGGTAGCCAAATTCGCTGACCATCTGCCGCTGTACCGGCAAGAAAAGATCTTTGGCCGTGCAGGCCTGGCGATCCCGCGTTCAACGCTGGCTCAATGGGTGGGCCAAACTGGCGTACAGCTACAACCGCTGGTGGATGCACTGCGCGAAGCGGTGCTGGCTCAGCGAGTCGTGCATGCCGATGAAACTCCGGTGCAGATGCTGGCTCCCGGAGAGAAGAAAACGCATCGAGCTTATGTCTGGGCTTATTGCACGACGCCTTACTCGGCCCTCAAGGCGGTGGTCTACGACTTCAGCCCCAGCCGCGCCGGCGAACATGCGCGCAACTTCCTGGGCACCTGGAACGGCAAGCTGGTCTGTGATGACTTCGCGGGTTACAAGGCCAGCTTCGACCTGGATATCACCGAAATCGGCTGCATGGCGCATGCCCGCCGTAAGTTCTTCGACCTGCATGCAGCGAACAAAAGCCAGTTGGCCGAACAAGCGCTGCACTCAATCGGCGGGCTGTACGAAGTCGAACGGCAGGCCAAAGACATGTGCGATGAAGAACGGTGGCGATTACGCCAAGAAATAGCGGCGCCCATTGCACAGAAGTTACATGAATGGATGCTGGCTCAGCGCGACCTCGTGCCCGAGGGGTCGGCCACGGCCAAGGCTCTGGATTACAGCTTGAAACGCTGGGTAGCGCTGATGCGCTACCTGGATGATGGTGCCGTACCCATCGACAACAACCCGGTGGAGAACACGATCAGACCATGGGCGCTTGGGCGCTCCAATTGGTTGTTCGCCGGGTCTCTGCGCAGTGGCAAACGAGCGGCAGCGATCATGAGTTTGATCCAGTCGGCACGCATGAACGGGCATGATCCGTACGCATATCTCAAGGATGTACTGACGCGATTGCCGACGCAGAAAGCTAGTTGTAACGGCTCGCGTTTGAAATCGGCCGCGCTCGCAATCAATGCGATTCCCGGCTCAGATTAA